The Tachysurus fulvidraco isolate hzauxx_2018 chromosome 10, HZAU_PFXX_2.0, whole genome shotgun sequence genome segment GTCagtatatttgatttttttaatatctagCCTCATTAACTAAATGGAGATCATTAACTGCGGATGTGAAGCTGTGTTTTTAAAGTATGGATGCAAACTGAAATCAAATCATCTCACAACCACAACAGTTGAAAACTATTGCAACAGCTTTGTCAAATTCAACCGGGTTTTATGAGAGCAGAGAGCCTGTTTGAATAAgccttttattaatttatgtacatttatatcCATTGCCATGATTGGTTTATGTAACTGTTTTGTGATCTTATGAAATAAAGTATTACCCAGTGttttataatgtgttttataGAGGCATCCCTGGTAAAAATTGTGGGACCATTATTGTTAAAGCAGAGGAACTTGGAAATTGTCGGGTAAGTCCTCTGTTTGTTTCATTTGCTGATCCATTTTCTGTTAAAACGTCTTCACAGCTGTAATATGCTGCCTCTGTGCTTCGGGCCTGtccataaaaatataaaaaaattctgttgaataaataaaatacagtacgCTCAaatgctcacacaaacacacacacatgctcactgtttactgtagctgtttatgttttgtttgttaggaATCAGTATTGCTGCAATTTTGTGGAAACAACCTGGATAAGAAGGACTTTTTCGGCAAGTCAGACCCATTCCTTGTCTTCTCCCGCAGCAATGAAGATGGAACGTGAGTGTTTCACAGACCTCAAACAGGATTAAGAGTAgaacattatatattatgtattattatataattataatagcATTATAACACATTCTCTAACTCTGTGttggttaaaaaaattattaggaATACTTACTGAGTAATTCATGTGGGAGCAGAGTAATGCATAAACTCATGCAGTTACAGGTCATGAGCTTCAGTTGATGTTCACATAAAGCATCAGCATGgtgaaaatgtgatctctgtgactttaactgtggtgtggttgttggtgccagatgggccgGTTTGAGTGTTTCGTAAACTGCTGACCTCCTGGgaatattcacacacatcagACGCTCAAGATTAgacagaatggtgcaataaagaaaaaacattgagCGAGTGACGGTGTGCACgtctcagcatgcacaaaacatcaaaccttgaggtcaATAGGCAACACGAACAGAAGACCATTCAGCCAAGTACTGGAATCTGAGGCTGTCTTATAGCATCAGATTTGTGCTTTTCACTGACAGGAGTGGAAGCTGATGTGATCTACTGTTGTTTCCCATTCAGTGCAAGgtttgatgcttttctgcttaccacCGTAATAGTGATGATTTGAGTTTCTGTATCCTTCCTGACATCTCAAAGCAATCTGACCATTTTCTTCTGACGTCACTAATAAACAAGAATTTTTGGGCAGATATGTTCACATTTGTTCAGATTTGAAGCTCTTGATAATTGGCATATTGGAAGACTGCATAAATAAGCAGGTATaaagatgttcctaataaaatgtataatatttgtGTCCTTTTTCTGGATAAATTGAGAAATCCGTCTATGTCCAATGCATGATGTTGTACAGATACACCATTTGCCATAAGACTGAAGTGATAAAGAACACACTGGACCCTGTGTGGCAAGCCTTTAAAATCCCAGTTAGAGCGCTGTGCAATGGAGACTCTGACAGGTAAGTGCACAGGTCTGAAAGAGTCTAAAGTTTgtctacatttaaacattatttgtgagcacagaaaaatatttcaagcaTGTGACGTAACACTTACAGGTTTTGAATTGTTTTCTCGTTAAGCAAAATGTGGGTAAATACCGAAAAAGTTGAAAACATACAGCAACAtaaagacaatttaaaaaagGTTGCAGTGTAATAACAGAGATGCATAGAAGAATTAACAGGAAGAATTAACAGGTTAACAGTCAAAAGGCAAATATTACAACTGAGAGTATACAAGAGCTTTTCTGAAAATCTTAAAGATAAGAGAGACAGTTCTAGTTCAAGGATACACAGTGTAGTTGCTAcagatttacttttttatttttttaattgcataaTTGCTTGCTTGTGTGAAAATGGAAGCCATTTTATTATAGCATTTTAACACTATAACAGCAGAGTACATGGTGTTCCAGCAATGCCTTCATTGGGATACCAAGACTTAACAGGTTGTTTATTATCCTCTCGCGCTGTACCTGCAGAAAGATATCGTATGTCAAGATGAATGGGCAAAGATTAGTCATCATTCACAATACACAGACTTTTTATGAGAATTTGTTTTCTGAACTAAAAAGTTGATTTAATTCCAAAAGCTGATGAACTGAATTGACTGTTTTTACAGGGCAATTAGGATAGAGGTGTATGACTGGGACAGAGATGGAGGGTGAGATATTTAAGATTCGACAAAATTCACACCACAGTTAGTATGCACATCTAAAGGGGGAAAGTATACAGTAATGCTGTGTGATCATTTGTTTTTGCATAGGCATGACTACATTGGAGAGTTCAACACCAGCTATAGGGAACTGTCCAAAGGCCAGTCTCAGTTTAGTGTTTGGGAGGTAAGgctattttcacacacacacacacacacaccccacagtTCTATAATATATACAGAGACTGTCCCAAATACCTTGAAACTGATACTGTGTTATttgtattataatgtattttcaGGATTAAATAAGAAACCCTAAGGACACTGAATATCTAATATTATATATGctataaacattttatgaaaGAATAAGGATACTGCTCTTTCTTTAagaatttctgtttttcattctGGCTAATTGCATACACAGGGAGCACAATCTATAACCAGCACATGTTTCCTGGTTTTATTAAAAACCAATGCAGTACACAAACCAAAGGGCTCAACAATCCTCCAGAATGTGCAAATGCTCAGATGAACAGCAAACAGATAGAAACTAAAAAAAGAGTAACTTATTAAAAGTGACATAGGTTGTAGTCTAACGATAATAAAAACAGGAAGCTAACAAATGCTTGGACTTATCACAGATGCAATGCTTCACAATGAATCAGTAGAGTAGTGAGGTCAGCTGACTGAGCAGTGATATGTGATTTGATCATGGGAATTGTAGGGTCTTGTGTTATCTTTAGGGTCTGTGAGACTCCCTTGTTCATGATACACTGGttttgaaaatatttcactatgaAATGACTACAAGCTAGTATGTAATCATAGGTTACTTTATGAGACACTTTTCTTTATCCAGGCGTGTCATAGTTTTTGCAATTGTAGCTCCCAGATTTAGATCTTCTCTTTCAAAATTCTACTTTTTCATATCGATTTCACTTCATTGATAGTTCAACTTTCTTCAGGTTTTaaacatgaagaaaaagaaaaagaagaagaagaaataccAGAATTCAGGAACTGTGAGtaaattctgtttttaatattacttattttttttatttcaaagtacttgttgaagaaagaaagacaggccACATTAATGTTCTAATAAATGTCATTATTGGTAAGACTTCTTATTGTAGGTCCTGCattatatcttcataagcaaTGCACAACACCTTCATAAACTAAACATTGGCATTCATAaatgacatgtactgtatatcacttTACACAGACATAGCACTCTGTTATATGTGAGGAAACAATCCTGGGgccatgctgttataggaaaataatcagcaccATTGTGTTATTATGCAGTTTAGCATGATGCTGGTTTATTAACCATGATGTCTCTTTTCATCTTGTGGTACAACAATGTGCCAGTGACTGCGATTCTATTGTGTGTTAAAGAACAACATGTCTAATCAGTCCTAGTTATGCTTATTGTTGTTGAAGTTTACCTCTGACTGACAAATTGCTGAAACATGAGACTCATCCAATGTTTAATAAAAGGTCACATCAATTACTTGTTTTTGATTATGTGGAGTGTTTGCTGTACACTTTCTAATGAAGTAGTGTGcactaatataataaaatatataatataatataatataatatatggcatttaatgatgATTCTATtgaaaaatatgaacaaaatacTTATGCATATTGTATTTTATGATATTATGAGACATATATGATTTTTTAGCTATGATTAATTTcaatgatgtttatgaataaagtGTGCATTGCTTATTGaatgtgtaatggtgtgtttAAGGGCTGTAAATAGGAAGTGTTACCAAACGTTTGTCTTAACAGGTGACCCTGCTGTCATGCCTCATAGATGTTGAAGTCACCTTTTTGGACTATATTAAAGGAGGGTGAGCATGAGATTATGCACATGGGGATTCAttttgcgagtgtgtgtgtgcgtgtatgtgtgtgtgtctgtgtgtctgtgtgtgtgtgtgtgtgtgtgtgtctgtgtctgtgtgtgtgtgtgtgtgtgtgtgtgtattacgaTAGATTTTTGCCTTTCTCTTTGTCTACTTATAATGCTTTTACCTAATCGATGTCTTTGACCCTGTAACCATCAATCACACTGCACCAAGTAGAGCTATTTTTATTTCGCTCTGCTTTTCTCCTCCCTATATTGTCAGAAGACTTGCTCTGATAAAAGGCTTTGCTACATTAGAGATGCCATAACAACCCAAGCTAAAAATAGCCTGGTCTATTCTTATCACAGGATCTGCTTCTTAAACAGCAGAACAAACACTGGAAGAATTCAATTTGCATATATATCTTTATAGTATTTAACATTTACTGTGGCTGAGGTGCCTCGTTAAATTTAGCACGAacgtagttttttttttttttttttacagaagagATTTAGTTTGAAATATCTGTAGAAAATGCACATAGTACACGTTTATGCTAATTAGCTTTTATCAAGTACAAAGGTTCTTATGCAGCCTGTCACTTTGTATTCTTTTGCAGTACCGAGATTAATTTCACGGTGGCAATCGATTTTACCGCATCAAATGGTGAGCTTATCTTTCCAGAAGATTATTCTATAATTAAATGCTTTCATGTGATGATTCCATGTTATCGTAGTTTTCAAAGACTCTGGGTTCTCTCTGTATTTGTTCAGCGCAACTGAAATAAACTTCTCAACCTTCTCTTCCTCAATCCACCTTTATCCATTTGcataatacacactataaaatgaaaaagcatACAAAATGTTCATGCCTGACTGAATAAATCATTGTGTATCTACTCTGATACACCACTTACACATAGGTTCATGCACATACAGTGAATTCTCATTATCTAAAGTGCCAAAGATCAAGTTTTATATTCTTTGTATTCTTTTCTATTTGTGGACAGGAAACCCATCCCAACCTACCTCTCTTCACTACATGAACCCATACCAGCTCAATGCCTATGCCATGGCTTTAAGAGCTGTGGGCGAGATCATTCAGGACTATGACAGTGATAAGATGTTTCCTGCACTGGGATTTGGAGCAAAGCTGCCTCCTCATGGGAGAGTATCACATGAGTTTGCTCTGGTAAGCAAATCATTGGGTATGGTATCAACTACAAAGATCCACTAGGGTCTCTTAAAGAAATTTGTGTTATTTAACTATGGAAAACAATTACTACTGATGCATTGAGCGTGAATTGAATGGAGGAAGAGTCACAGAGAACAAGCATATCACAAGTGAATGTTTACACCTGTATAAGGTtaagattaaaaatatattcacaggctgtttctgtgagtgtgtttgaccTGCAATAACGAACAGATAACAGCAAAACCTTTGagtttgctttttgttttgagTTGTAATGAATGATTTCAGTTCATAGGAGCACTGTTGTTGTTGATCTTGATGGTGAACTGATGGAGGCTGACAAGATTCTTTATAACTTATTCCATGGTATTGGCTTATTCCACTCCATAGTAAAGTACCTCCTCACTCCCGGATTAGAGCACCACTGTAAAACTATGATCATAGAAGACTTGATCATAGAGTTTCAAAAATAACTTTAACTCCATGCAGCAGAACTAGATTGTGTTTCCAAAACTGGTTTGTACTTACAAAACTGCTCCAGCCAATCCAACCTGCTCAGGTCTGCCCCTTTAAGAATAGTCTCAAATGGTGATTTACATCTTGCAATCCTGCTCCAAGTCTGGACTTTGCGAATGTGTAGTACAGTGGTCCAAAGTTAAATGAATGA includes the following:
- the cpne8 gene encoding copine-8 isoform X2, with product MYCTLGEIVGSPGSRMERTLIGIPGKNCGTIIVKAEELGNCRESVLLQFCGNNLDKKDFFGKSDPFLVFSRSNEDGTYTICHKTEVIKNTLDPVWQAFKIPVRALCNGDSDRAIRIEVYDWDRDGGHDYIGEFNTSYRELSKGQSQFSVWEVLNMKKKKKKKKKYQNSGTVTLLSCLIDVEVTFLDYIKGGTEINFTVAIDFTASNGNPSQPTSLHYMNPYQLNAYAMALRAVGEIIQDYDSDKMFPALGFGAKLPPHGRVSHEFALNGNPENPYCSGIEGVIEAYYQSLKNVRLYGPTYFSPVINHVARYASLIKDGSEYFILLIISDGVISDMAQTKEAIVNASCLPMSIIIVGVGSAEFDEMVELDGDEVRISSRGRFAERDIVQFVPFRDYIDPRGNHILSMARLAKDVLAEIPDQFLYYMRTRGIKPSLTPSAYSSKPLTALSYSAESLQTQI